The following are encoded together in the Pedobacter sp. D749 genome:
- the murC gene encoding UDP-N-acetylmuramate--L-alanine ligase — protein MHIHFIAIGGSAMHNLAIALHKKGYQISGSDDVIFEPAKSRLDKYGLLPAEMGWNENRISSGLDAVILGMHARIDNPELLKAQELGVKIYSYPEYIYEQSKNKLRVVIGGSHGKTTITSMILHVLNYYKRDFDYLVGAQLTGFETMVKVTEEAPVMIIEGDEYLSSPIDRRPKFHLYKANVAVISGIAWDHINVFPTYADYTLQFDKFIDTIEANGTLIYCKADADLNEIVTQSKANVTKIGYAIPKHEIKNGITYLLPEETALKIFGDHNLMNLNAAKLVCKQLEISEAEFDAAISSFTGAAKRLEVILADESTSVYKDFAHSPSKLKATIDAVKAQFINRKLVACIELHTFSSLNKDFLKEYTGAMDKADEAIVFIDIKSFEQKRMESFSEDDVQQAFANPKLKFFNDAAKLKAYLLSLNYKDTNLLMMSSGNYAGFDLPELAASLEK, from the coding sequence ATGCACATACATTTTATAGCGATCGGTGGGAGTGCGATGCACAATCTGGCCATTGCCTTACATAAAAAAGGATATCAGATTTCGGGATCGGATGATGTGATTTTTGAGCCTGCAAAATCGCGTTTGGATAAATATGGTTTATTGCCGGCTGAAATGGGCTGGAATGAAAATCGTATTTCAAGCGGTTTGGATGCGGTAATTTTAGGCATGCATGCACGGATCGATAATCCTGAATTATTGAAAGCGCAGGAACTGGGTGTTAAAATTTATTCTTACCCTGAGTACATTTACGAGCAGAGTAAAAATAAGCTTCGTGTAGTCATTGGTGGCAGTCATGGTAAAACAACCATTACCAGTATGATTCTGCACGTGCTAAATTATTACAAACGTGATTTCGATTATTTGGTTGGTGCACAACTGACTGGTTTCGAAACCATGGTAAAAGTTACCGAAGAAGCTCCGGTAATGATTATTGAAGGGGATGAGTATTTATCATCACCGATTGATAGAAGACCTAAATTTCATCTTTACAAGGCAAATGTTGCGGTAATCAGCGGTATTGCATGGGATCACATCAATGTGTTTCCAACTTATGCCGATTATACTTTGCAGTTTGATAAATTTATTGATACCATCGAAGCTAACGGAACTTTAATTTATTGTAAAGCGGATGCAGATTTAAATGAAATTGTAACGCAATCAAAAGCTAATGTTACTAAAATCGGTTATGCTATTCCTAAGCATGAAATCAAAAATGGAATTACTTATTTGCTTCCGGAAGAAACCGCTTTAAAGATTTTTGGCGATCACAATCTGATGAACCTGAATGCAGCTAAATTAGTTTGCAAACAATTGGAAATCAGTGAAGCTGAGTTTGATGCTGCTATTTCTTCGTTTACTGGCGCTGCTAAGCGCTTAGAAGTGATTTTAGCAGATGAATCGACCAGTGTTTACAAAGATTTTGCGCATTCGCCCTCAAAATTAAAAGCCACTATTGATGCTGTTAAAGCGCAATTTATCAACCGTAAATTAGTAGCTTGTATTGAATTGCATACTTTTAGCAGTTTGAATAAAGACTTTTTGAAAGAATACACCGGGGCAATGGATAAAGCCGACGAAGCAATAGTATTTATTGATATTAAATCTTTCGAACAAAAACGCATGGAATCTTTTTCTGAAGATGATGTGCAGCAGGCTTTTGCTAATCCAAAACTGAAGTTTTTTAATGATGCAGCTAAGTTAAAAGCTTATTTATTGAGTTTGAATTACAAAGATACCAACCTATTGATGATGAGCTCTGGTAATTATGCAGGTTTCGATCTGCCCGAACTGGCGGCTTCTTTAGAGAAGTGA
- a CDS encoding type B 50S ribosomal protein L31: MKKDLHPTSYRPVVFKDMSNEYAFLTKSCVDTKETIKWEDGNEYPLYKLEISHTSHPFYTGKMKLVDTAGRIDKFKNRYAKK; the protein is encoded by the coding sequence ATGAAAAAAGATTTGCACCCAACAAGCTACAGACCAGTTGTTTTTAAAGACATGTCTAACGAATATGCTTTCTTAACAAAATCTTGCGTAGATACTAAAGAAACAATTAAATGGGAAGATGGTAACGAGTATCCTCTTTATAAATTAGAGATTTCTCATACTTCACACCCTTTCTATACTGGTAAAATGAAATTGGTTGATACAGCAGGACGTATCGATAAATTCAAAAACCGTTACGCTAAGAAATAA
- a CDS encoding iron-sulfur cluster assembly accessory protein: MITITDKAKDKIDHLMQDSEMGSDYFLRVSVKGGGCSGLSYNLDFDNEEQKGDQFFEDKGIKIALDMKSFLYLAGTELDFTDGLNGKGFNFINPNASRSCGCGESFSV; the protein is encoded by the coding sequence ATGATAACGATAACAGATAAAGCAAAAGATAAAATAGACCATTTAATGCAGGACTCGGAAATGGGTTCTGATTACTTTTTACGCGTTTCAGTAAAAGGTGGTGGCTGTTCAGGCTTATCATACAATCTGGATTTTGATAACGAAGAACAAAAAGGCGATCAGTTTTTTGAAGATAAAGGAATCAAAATTGCTTTGGACATGAAATCCTTTCTTTATTTGGCTGGAACAGAATTAGACTTTACTGATGGTTTAAACGGAAAAGGTTTCAACTTTATAAACCCAAATGCCAGCCGTAGCTGTGGCTGTGGCGAAAGTTTTTCTGTATAA
- a CDS encoding long-chain fatty acid--CoA ligase — translation MPLITEFSTVPTLLRNVVKNIHKPHETFLIHKQGAEWAEISYEDTLKRADAVSAFFLEKGIKKGDRLGLMIENSPEYVYYDQGIQQIGVINVSIYPTLSEQEVAYILNDSGIKAILVGNNFLYRKVLKVAANCKELKYIIPAFKDFEKVTIPADVNVEVIAFSDILALKHQVTAAEKAEIEQCRSLVLPEDVSSLIYTSGTTGTPKGVMLTHYNFVKNVEVCLQQIPVIDQTETFLSFLPLSHVFERTATYHVCCAQGCKIAFAQSLELLAKNMGEVRPTVMSCVPRLLERIHDKAIKGGTAGGGTKAKIFIWALETGNKYRVAKEAGKNPGLILSAKKGIAEKLVFSKIKEKTGGRLKFMISGGAALPKNVGEFFGDLGIKILEGFGLTETSPVMSVTEYHRQVYGTVGRVIPGIEVGIQDVESKAMLSIQTHNTFEEDFECAEGEVIVRGHCVMKGYFNKPAETAEAIDKEMWFHTGDIGRFYKGNLQITDRLKNMIVNAYGKNVYPTPVENIYLKSPKIDQLFLIGDKREFITAIIIPNRETLEETFKLKPSFFEETDPFIRDQEIIDWMEQDIKKISSELAKFERIKNFKIKRNPFNIDEGEITPTMKVKRRIVEKKYAEAINEMYEEGIEAES, via the coding sequence ATGCCATTAATAACCGAATTTTCAACAGTTCCTACTTTGTTGCGGAATGTTGTAAAAAACATCCATAAACCTCACGAAACCTTCTTAATCCACAAACAAGGCGCAGAGTGGGCTGAAATTTCTTATGAAGATACCTTAAAAAGAGCTGATGCTGTTTCTGCATTCTTCCTGGAAAAGGGGATAAAAAAAGGCGACCGTTTAGGCTTAATGATTGAGAATTCTCCTGAATATGTATATTATGATCAGGGCATCCAGCAAATTGGTGTAATTAACGTATCTATTTATCCTACACTTTCTGAGCAGGAAGTAGCCTATATTCTTAACGACTCTGGCATAAAAGCTATTCTTGTTGGGAATAATTTTCTTTACCGTAAGGTTTTAAAAGTTGCGGCTAATTGTAAAGAATTAAAATATATTATACCAGCTTTTAAAGATTTCGAAAAGGTTACTATCCCTGCAGATGTTAATGTAGAAGTAATTGCTTTTTCAGATATTCTTGCACTAAAACACCAGGTTACGGCTGCCGAAAAAGCAGAAATAGAACAATGTAGAAGTCTGGTTTTACCTGAAGATGTTTCCTCTTTAATTTATACTTCTGGAACAACAGGAACTCCGAAAGGCGTAATGCTTACCCATTACAACTTTGTTAAGAATGTGGAGGTTTGTTTACAACAAATCCCGGTGATTGATCAAACAGAAACTTTCCTTTCCTTTCTACCACTATCACATGTATTCGAACGTACAGCAACTTACCATGTTTGCTGCGCACAAGGCTGTAAAATTGCTTTCGCACAAAGCTTAGAGTTGTTGGCCAAGAATATGGGAGAAGTTCGCCCTACCGTGATGAGTTGCGTTCCGCGTTTATTGGAGCGGATACATGATAAAGCGATAAAAGGAGGAACTGCAGGTGGAGGAACAAAAGCAAAAATATTTATCTGGGCCTTAGAAACCGGCAATAAATACCGTGTTGCAAAAGAAGCGGGCAAAAACCCTGGATTAATTTTATCGGCAAAAAAAGGAATCGCCGAAAAATTGGTCTTCAGTAAAATCAAGGAAAAAACAGGTGGAAGATTAAAATTCATGATTTCAGGCGGAGCCGCCCTACCTAAAAATGTCGGTGAGTTTTTTGGCGATCTGGGCATTAAAATATTAGAGGGTTTTGGTTTAACTGAAACTTCGCCCGTAATGTCGGTTACCGAATACCACAGGCAGGTTTATGGTACCGTTGGGCGTGTGATTCCGGGCATTGAAGTAGGCATACAAGATGTAGAAAGCAAAGCAATGTTGAGCATCCAAACACACAACACTTTTGAGGAAGATTTTGAATGTGCCGAAGGCGAAGTAATTGTTCGCGGTCACTGCGTAATGAAAGGTTATTTTAATAAACCTGCAGAAACTGCTGAAGCTATAGATAAAGAAATGTGGTTCCACACGGGTGATATTGGTCGTTTTTATAAAGGCAACCTGCAGATTACCGACCGTTTAAAAAACATGATCGTAAATGCTTATGGCAAGAATGTTTACCCAACTCCGGTAGAAAATATTTACCTAAAAAGCCCTAAAATTGATCAGCTTTTCTTAATCGGAGATAAACGTGAATTTATTACAGCAATCATTATTCCGAACAGGGAAACCTTAGAAGAAACTTTTAAGCTTAAACCATCATTTTTTGAGGAGACTGATCCATTTATCCGCGATCAGGAAATTATAGATTGGATGGAACAGGATATCAAAAAAATCTCTAGCGAGCTGGCCAAATTTGAACGCATAAAAAACTTCAAGATCAAGCGAAATCCTTTCAATATAGATGAAGGAGAAATTACCCCAACCATGAAAGTGAAGCGTCGCATTGTAGAAAAGAAATATGCAGAAGCGATTAACGAAATGTATGAGGAAGGTATAGAAGCCGAATCATAA
- the mce gene encoding methylmalonyl-CoA epimerase — translation MNKIEHIGIAVKDLNSSIAVYQKLLNTDCYKTEQVASESVNTAFFKTGENKIELLQATAPDSAIAKFIEKKGEGIHHIAFLVDDILAEMERLHQEGFVLLSESPKKGADNKMVCFVHPKDTNGVLIEICQEIKWI, via the coding sequence ATGAATAAGATAGAACACATCGGCATCGCGGTAAAAGACCTTAACAGTTCTATAGCGGTTTATCAGAAACTGCTCAATACCGATTGTTATAAAACTGAGCAGGTTGCGTCAGAATCAGTAAATACTGCTTTTTTTAAAACAGGTGAAAACAAGATAGAATTACTTCAGGCTACGGCTCCGGATAGTGCAATTGCTAAGTTTATCGAGAAAAAAGGAGAGGGGATTCACCATATCGCTTTTCTGGTTGATGATATCCTTGCCGAAATGGAACGTTTGCATCAGGAAGGTTTTGTATTGCTCAGCGAGTCGCCCAAAAAAGGAGCTGATAATAAAATGGTGTGTTTTGTGCATCCTAAAGATACCAATGGGGTGTTGATCGAAATTTGCCAGGAAATTAAATGGATTTAG
- a CDS encoding putative sugar nucleotidyl transferase → MTINLFDDASWMSLRPLTFTRPVADLRIGILTIAEKWAKYLNADFGFYTQDYLSIKFAPKPNADLFINGSICPDEALLNAISALKAGEALYKRDIVVAYIAGQRDLEAVKSLKQIEYAGDFIRIVYPEHIFGNNPAEIRKDFKLLTDGRTSANISSTNQLLGDDIFLEEGAKAECSVFNTTYGPIYIGKNAEVWEGSLIRGSFALCDNSSVKMGAKIYSGTTIGPNSRAGGEINNSVIWGNSAKGHEGYLGNSVMGEWCNIGADTNNSNLKNNYAEVKLYDYEGRKMRNTSLQFCGLIMADHAKSGINTMFNTGSVIGVGTNVFGAGFPPNHVPDFSWGGASGFEAYRLDKMFGTTEKVFARKNIAFDETEKNILEKVFELTESYRRF, encoded by the coding sequence ATGACAATCAATCTATTTGATGATGCTTCCTGGATGTCCTTGCGTCCACTTACGTTTACCAGGCCTGTAGCCGATTTACGCATTGGTATTTTAACTATTGCCGAAAAATGGGCCAAATATTTAAATGCCGATTTTGGCTTTTATACCCAGGATTACCTTTCTATAAAATTTGCGCCAAAGCCTAATGCTGATTTATTTATAAATGGTTCCATTTGTCCTGATGAAGCTTTACTTAATGCTATTTCAGCTCTTAAAGCAGGTGAAGCACTTTATAAAAGAGATATTGTTGTAGCTTATATTGCCGGTCAACGCGATCTTGAAGCCGTTAAGTCGCTAAAGCAGATTGAATATGCCGGAGATTTTATACGGATTGTTTATCCAGAGCATATTTTTGGGAATAACCCAGCGGAGATCAGAAAAGATTTTAAATTGTTAACCGATGGGCGTACCTCGGCAAACATCAGTAGTACCAATCAATTACTTGGTGATGATATTTTTCTCGAAGAAGGCGCAAAAGCCGAATGCAGCGTTTTTAATACTACATATGGCCCAATTTATATTGGTAAAAATGCTGAAGTTTGGGAAGGTAGCTTGATTAGAGGCTCTTTTGCACTTTGTGATAATTCATCCGTGAAAATGGGTGCAAAAATATATTCGGGTACAACAATTGGCCCAAATAGCCGTGCAGGAGGCGAAATTAACAATTCGGTAATTTGGGGTAATTCGGCCAAAGGCCATGAAGGATATCTGGGCAATTCGGTAATGGGTGAGTGGTGTAATATCGGTGCCGATACCAATAACTCTAATTTAAAAAATAACTATGCAGAAGTAAAACTTTATGATTACGAAGGTCGGAAAATGCGTAATACCAGCTTGCAGTTTTGCGGTTTAATCATGGCCGATCATGCTAAATCCGGCATTAATACCATGTTCAATACTGGTAGTGTGATAGGTGTTGGTACTAATGTTTTTGGTGCGGGTTTCCCTCCAAATCATGTTCCAGATTTTAGTTGGGGAGGTGCCAGTGGATTTGAAGCCTATAGATTGGATAAAATGTTCGGCACCACCGAAAAGGTATTTGCAAGAAAGAACATCGCTTTTGATGAAACTGAAAAGAACATTCTTGAGAAAGTATTTGAATTAACCGAATCGTATAGACGATTTTAA
- a CDS encoding DUF2461 domain-containing protein, whose amino-acid sequence MPDIKQIPPSSFEFLRLLKNNNEREWFNDHKADYQKELAYVESFAQDLLDLMNTHDVIETPSGKKSLYRIYRDTRFSNDKTPYKIHWSGSFKRAGKQRRGGYYFHIEPGNSFVAGGFFGPSAQDLKLIRENITFDAGPLREILSDKTFIASFETLKGEQLKTAPKGFDGDHQDIDLLRYKQFLLIHRFADQEVLSKDYLAYCNQEFKNMRPFFDYMSEILTTDANGMDL is encoded by the coding sequence ATGCCCGATATAAAACAAATACCACCTTCCAGTTTCGAATTTTTAAGGTTATTAAAAAATAACAATGAACGTGAGTGGTTTAATGACCATAAAGCAGACTACCAGAAAGAACTAGCATACGTAGAATCTTTTGCGCAGGATTTATTAGATCTTATGAATACCCACGATGTAATTGAAACACCATCGGGAAAGAAAAGTTTATACCGGATATATCGGGATACCCGTTTCTCAAATGATAAAACGCCTTATAAAATACATTGGAGTGGAAGTTTTAAACGGGCAGGTAAACAAAGAAGAGGTGGCTACTATTTTCATATCGAACCAGGTAATAGTTTTGTGGCTGGTGGCTTTTTCGGGCCTTCAGCACAAGATTTGAAATTGATAAGGGAAAATATAACTTTTGATGCCGGGCCCCTGAGGGAAATATTAAGTGACAAAACTTTTATTGCTTCATTTGAAACTTTAAAAGGTGAACAATTAAAGACTGCTCCAAAAGGTTTTGATGGAGATCATCAGGATATCGATTTGCTGCGTTATAAACAATTTTTATTAATTCATCGATTTGCTGATCAGGAAGTGTTAAGTAAAGATTACTTAGCATATTGTAATCAGGAATTTAAAAATATGCGTCCTTTCTTTGATTATATGAGCGAAATATTAACAACCGATGCAAACGGGATGGATCTGTAA
- a CDS encoding MGMT family protein codes for MKQDLFFEQVWDLTREIPKGRVTSYGAIAKAIGTPNLSRMVARAIGACGQAQLPVPYYRVISSNGLLSGDPSSTAKRQELLEYEGVEIKNLKVQNLKKVFWDPLIDLE; via the coding sequence ATGAAACAAGATTTATTTTTTGAGCAGGTTTGGGATTTAACCAGAGAAATACCCAAAGGCAGGGTAACTTCTTACGGTGCAATTGCAAAAGCCATTGGCACACCTAATCTATCAAGAATGGTTGCCAGAGCCATTGGTGCTTGCGGGCAAGCACAGCTCCCTGTGCCTTATTATAGGGTAATTAGCAGCAACGGTTTGCTTAGTGGCGATCCATCATCCACAGCAAAAAGACAGGAGCTCCTCGAATACGAAGGCGTAGAAATTAAAAACCTGAAAGTTCAAAATCTTAAAAAGGTATTCTGGGATCCTTTAATTGATCTGGAATAA
- a CDS encoding IscS subfamily cysteine desulfurase, giving the protein MKQPIYLDNNATTPLDPRVLEAMLPYFTEKFGNAASRNHAFGWVAEEGVDYAREQVAKLIGCTEKEIIFTSGATEADNLAIKGVFEMYKEKGNHIITAVTEHKAVLDTCKHLEKNGARVTYLGVKEDGLIDLAELEAAMTPETILVSIMYGNNEIGVIQPVKEIAAIAHKHGALFMTDATQAVGKIPVDVNTDGIDLMAFSAHKMYGPKGVGVLYVRRKNPRVKVTAQMDGGGHERGMRSGTLNVPGIVGLGKACELCRLEMESESIRLSALRDKLETTLNKMEESYVNGNTQHRLPHVANISFKYVEGEGLMMAMSDLAVSSGSACTSASLEPSYVLKSLGLSDDLAHSSIRYGLGRFTTEAEIDQAIEVTQKAVNHLRELSPLWEMFKEGIDLSKIEWAEH; this is encoded by the coding sequence ATGAAACAGCCGATATATTTAGATAATAATGCTACAACACCGTTAGATCCACGTGTGCTGGAAGCAATGCTACCTTACTTTACTGAGAAATTTGGAAATGCCGCAAGTCGTAATCACGCTTTTGGCTGGGTGGCTGAAGAAGGTGTAGATTACGCCCGTGAGCAGGTAGCCAAACTAATCGGCTGTACTGAAAAAGAAATTATTTTTACATCAGGTGCAACTGAGGCCGATAACCTGGCCATTAAGGGTGTATTTGAAATGTACAAAGAAAAAGGTAACCACATTATTACTGCGGTTACTGAACATAAAGCAGTTTTAGATACCTGCAAACACTTAGAAAAAAATGGCGCACGCGTTACCTATTTAGGTGTTAAAGAAGACGGTTTAATTGATTTAGCTGAATTGGAAGCTGCCATGACTCCTGAAACCATTTTAGTTTCGATTATGTATGGCAACAACGAAATCGGCGTAATCCAACCGGTTAAAGAAATTGCAGCTATTGCGCATAAACACGGTGCTTTATTTATGACTGATGCTACGCAGGCAGTTGGTAAAATTCCAGTTGATGTAAATACTGATGGTATTGATTTAATGGCTTTCTCTGCACACAAAATGTACGGTCCGAAAGGTGTTGGTGTACTTTACGTTCGTCGTAAAAACCCAAGAGTTAAAGTTACTGCACAAATGGATGGTGGTGGCCACGAGCGTGGAATGCGTTCTGGTACCTTAAACGTTCCTGGTATTGTTGGTTTAGGAAAAGCCTGCGAACTTTGCCGTTTAGAAATGGAAAGCGAATCAATCCGTTTATCAGCTTTACGTGATAAGTTAGAGACTACTTTAAACAAAATGGAAGAGAGTTATGTTAATGGTAATACACAACACCGTTTACCACATGTAGCCAATATCTCGTTCAAATATGTGGAGGGTGAAGGTTTAATGATGGCGATGAGCGATTTAGCGGTATCTTCAGGATCGGCTTGTACTTCAGCATCTTTAGAGCCTTCTTATGTATTGAAAAGCTTAGGTTTATCTGATGATTTGGCTCACTCTTCTATCCGTTACGGTTTAGGAAGGTTTACAACTGAAGCAGAGATCGATCAGGCGATTGAAGTGACTCAAAAAGCGGTTAATCACTTAAGAGAACTTTCTCCACTTTGGGAAATGTTTAAAGAAGGAATCGACTTGAGTAAAATTGAGTGGGCGGAACACTAA
- the iscU gene encoding Fe-S cluster assembly scaffold IscU, whose amino-acid sequence MAYSEKVIDHYNNPRNVGTLNKDSKFVGTGLVGAPECGDVMRLQIEVGEDNVITDAKFKTFGCGSAIASSSLATEWLKGKTIDEALSIDNMDIVEELALPPVKIHCSVLAEDAIKSAINDYRVKNGLEAIVLEKSHH is encoded by the coding sequence ATGGCATATTCAGAAAAAGTAATTGACCATTACAATAACCCACGTAACGTAGGTACTTTAAATAAAGACAGCAAATTTGTAGGCACAGGATTAGTTGGTGCACCTGAGTGCGGTGACGTAATGCGTTTACAAATTGAAGTTGGAGAAGATAACGTAATCACTGATGCTAAATTTAAAACATTTGGCTGTGGTTCGGCAATTGCTTCTTCTTCTTTAGCGACAGAATGGTTAAAAGGAAAAACAATTGATGAGGCTTTATCTATCGATAACATGGATATTGTTGAAGAATTGGCTTTACCTCCGGTAAAAATTCACTGCTCGGTTTTAGCAGAAGATGCAATTAAATCGGCTATTAACGATTACCGAGTTAAAAATGGCCTGGAAGCCATTGTGTTAGAAAAATCGCACCATTAA
- the tpiA gene encoding triose-phosphate isomerase produces the protein MRKKIVAGNWKMNLDYNEGVSLFSEIVNMVKDERKGDQLAIICSPFIHLNSLAKLGGNDVKIGAQNISDKESGAYTGETSAKMVKSVGAEYVILGHSERRQYFAESDALLAEKTKVALANGLTPIFCIGETLDERNNGSYYEVLKKQLVEGIFSLTEEDFKKLVIAYEPVWAIGTGLTASPEQAQDIHAFIRSEIQANYGFNVADDTTILYGGSCNPGNAASLFSQNDIDGGLIGGASLKSRDFTDIIKALNS, from the coding sequence ATGAGAAAAAAGATTGTTGCCGGTAACTGGAAAATGAACTTAGATTATAACGAAGGTGTTTCGTTGTTCAGCGAAATTGTAAATATGGTTAAAGATGAACGCAAAGGCGATCAGCTGGCTATTATTTGCTCACCGTTTATTCATTTAAACAGCTTGGCAAAATTGGGTGGTAATGATGTTAAAATTGGCGCTCAAAATATTAGCGATAAAGAAAGTGGCGCATATACAGGCGAAACTTCTGCTAAAATGGTGAAATCTGTTGGTGCAGAATATGTGATTTTAGGTCACTCAGAACGCAGACAATATTTCGCTGAAAGCGATGCATTATTAGCTGAAAAAACTAAAGTTGCCCTGGCAAATGGTTTAACACCAATTTTCTGTATCGGCGAAACGCTAGACGAGCGTAATAACGGCAGTTATTATGAAGTGTTAAAGAAACAGTTGGTAGAAGGCATTTTTAGTTTAACTGAAGAAGATTTCAAAAAACTGGTTATTGCTTACGAGCCGGTTTGGGCTATTGGTACAGGTTTAACCGCTTCTCCAGAACAGGCGCAGGATATCCATGCGTTTATCCGTAGCGAAATTCAAGCGAACTATGGTTTTAATGTGGCTGACGATACAACCATCTTGTACGGAGGTAGCTGTAACCCAGGCAATGCGGCAAGCTTATTTTCTCAGAACGATATCGATGGTGGCCTGATTGGTGGCGCATCATTAAAATCACGCGATTTTACAGACATTATTAAAGCATTAAACAGCTAA
- the prmA gene encoding 50S ribosomal protein L11 methyltransferase — MQYIKAIFTFKSIEDYQQDLLISDLADLGFDTFEDSEDGFTAFVIKDNFNELELKELLANYSEEFATDYTLEDVADENWNAEWEKNFSPLIIDDVCYVRATFHEPQPSYPYEIVIDPKMAFGTGHHQTTTMVMQYILAADLKDKNILDMGCGTGILAILAAKLGAKSLMAIDYDDICYESTIENAALNQVGHLKALCGSKEVIPKDEYDVIFANINRNILLDQIHRYAEVLKAGGKIFFSGFYLDPDLGMITAECAKYGIKYVDHKQNGDWVAAQFEKK; from the coding sequence ATGCAATATATCAAAGCAATATTTACATTCAAGAGTATCGAAGATTATCAACAGGATCTGCTTATCAGCGATCTTGCCGATTTGGGCTTCGATACTTTCGAAGATAGTGAGGATGGTTTTACGGCTTTCGTAATCAAGGATAATTTTAACGAGCTGGAATTAAAAGAACTCCTGGCCAATTATAGCGAAGAATTTGCAACAGATTATACCTTAGAAGATGTTGCCGATGAAAACTGGAATGCCGAATGGGAGAAAAACTTCAGTCCGCTGATTATTGACGATGTATGTTATGTAAGGGCAACCTTTCATGAGCCTCAGCCATCATATCCTTACGAGATTGTGATCGATCCAAAAATGGCTTTTGGCACAGGTCACCACCAAACTACAACGATGGTGATGCAATACATTCTAGCTGCCGACCTAAAGGATAAAAATATCCTGGATATGGGTTGTGGAACAGGAATCCTGGCTATTCTGGCAGCAAAACTAGGTGCTAAAAGTTTAATGGCTATTGATTATGACGATATCTGCTACGAAAGCACGATAGAAAATGCTGCGCTTAACCAGGTAGGTCATTTAAAGGCACTTTGCGGAAGTAAAGAAGTGATTCCTAAAGATGAATACGATGTCATTTTTGCCAATATTAATCGGAATATCCTGCTTGATCAGATTCATCGTTATGCAGAAGTATTGAAAGCCGGAGGCAAAATTTTCTTCAGTGGGTTTTATTTAGATCCTGATTTGGGAATGATTACTGCTGAATGTGCTAAATACGGGATTAAATACGTTGATCATAAACAGAATGGTGATTGGGTAGCGGCACAGTTTGAGAAAAAATAA